In one window of Vanrija pseudolonga chromosome 5, complete sequence DNA:
- the CMK1 gene encoding Calcium/calmodulin-dependent protein kinase I, with product MHLVLPDDFSTAARLRRLSDLLVQQQVEDLEAMNIVQSVALAEHLGDPTLLSNRVVSLVGDVVLPSEEPKRVFNEAELTPDRPGSFFIREDAPALGQGGQAAVWPGLAVVDSQVIPAAIKVIPRISPRGFDEELCGMPICPSERYDTAWGTEIGISEAVHNPNVIKPISYDGVSDENCRFISFPLAQGGSLFEHCGRIALDDVFDIGWRIADGLRALHTAGIIHRDIKPGNIFLFGHADTGFRATVGDLGLAVRADADVDIYALGATVYEAVVGHALFQPENPYAESPFDHQSFQGAVGQLLERTIRSMLSTRPEYRPTAAHVKELFEALEDAFIESEEATSAGTIPIVSSVSSPHSSSSFEDDPVHPLHLFESLPAELLVQIHHEAGNVRFPETSLFIRDTLRAASSTLSKARFFMFRYRQNPPLAMRPLSPGMDYETHRRESIKEHFRRNPTLKMNLRHVLSRALDHPVVTLKVAKAIISECQRLGIRVWAEFHYQIGRHPVPNRFAGPILRPDRELLLYLLDGHATISACYRLLPSAVERNDIPLAALLIKLGSPANDEVVVDAISRNYSTMPMRKNREFELGFSDEVLAASKEHQCEYEYLSRIHAMESSMYRFDLREFYDDEGKLLNESDDENSEATN from the exons atgcacctcgtcctccctgACGACTTTtcgaccgccgcgcgtctccgccgcctctCCGACCTGCTTGTTCAACAGCAGGttgaggacctcgaggccatgAACATTGTCCAGTCGGTCGCACTCGCCGAGCACCTTGGCGACCCGACCCTTCTCTCGAACCGCGTCGTCAGCCTCGTCGGAGACGTTGTTCTGCCATCCGAGGAGCCCAAGCGAGTCTTTAATGAGGCGGAGCTCACCCCCGACCGCCCCGGCTCTTTCTTCATCCGTGAGGACGCGCCTGCTCTCGGTCAAGGCGGCCAGGCGGCAGTTTGGCCCGGCCTTGCAGTTGTTGACAGCCAGGTGATCCCGGCCGCAATCAA GGTCATTCCGCGGATCAGCCCAAGGGGgttcgacgaggagctgtgCGGGATGCCTATCTGCCCTTCGGAGCGGTACGACACCGCGTGGGGCACCGAGATTGGTATCTCCGAGGCCGTCCACAACCCCAACGTCATCAAGCCCATCTCCTACGATGGCGTGTCGGACGAAAACTGCCGCTTCATCTCGTTCCCACTCGCACAAGGCGGCTCGCTGTTCGAGCACTGCGGCCGCATCGCGCTGGACGATGTGTTCGACATTGGCTGGAGAATCGCAGATGGGCTCCGGGCGCTCCACACGGCGGGCATCATTCACCGCGACATCAAGCCTGGAAACATCTTCCTGTTCGGACACGCCGACACTGGCTTCCGCGCGACCgttggcgacctcggcctcgctgtcCGCGCAGACGCGGATG TCGACATTTACGCCCTCGGAGCCACAGTCTACGAGGCCGTAGTTGGTCACGCTCTCTTCCAACCAGAGAACCCCTACGCCGAGAGCCCATTCGACCACCAATCGTTCCAAGGCGCTGTCGGACAGCTCCTCGAGAGGACGATCCGCAGCATGCTCAGCACCAGGCCAGAGTACCGCCCGACCGCCGCCCATGTCAAGGAGCTCTTTGAAGCCCTTGAGGATGCCTTCATCGAGTCCGAAGAGGCAACGTCCGCCGGCACCATTCCTATCGTCTCGTCGGTCTCGTCGCCACACTCGTCCAGCTCTTTC gaGGATGACCCCGTGCACCCACTCCATCTCTTTGAGAGCCTTCCGGCCGAG CTTTTGGTCCAGATCCACCACGAGGCTGGCAACGTTCGCTTCCCCGAAACGTCTCTGTTCATCCGCGATACActccgcgccgcctcgtctaCCTTGTCCAAGGCCCGTTTCTTCATGTTCCGGTACCGCCAGAATCCGCCATTGGCCATGCGCCCGCTTTCCCCGGGGATGGACTACGAGACCCACCGGAGGGAGAGCATAAAGGAACACTTTCGCAGAAACCCTACTCTCAAGATGAACCTTCGCCACGTGCTGAGCCGCGCACTCGACCATCCCGTCGTCACCCTCAAGGTTGCGAAGGCAATCATTTCCGAGTGTCAACGTCTAGGCATCCGGGTGTGGGCCGAATTCCATTACCAGATCGGCAGGCACCCTGTCCCGAATCGCTTTGCTGGCCCCATCCTTAGGCCGGAtcgcgagctcctcctctACCTGCTGGATGGGCATGCTACCATCAGCGCTTGTTATCGCCTCCTCCCATCAGCTGTCGAGCGAAACGACATCCCACTGGCGGCGCTCTTGATCAAGCTTGGCTCACCGGCGAACGACGAGGTTGTGGTGGACGCAATCAGCCGCAACTACTCGACCATG CCCATGCGCAAGAACCGCGAGTTCGAGCTGGGCTTTTCCGACGAGGTGCTGGCCGCCAGCAAAGAGCACCAGTGCGAGTACGAGTACCTCAGCCGCATTCATG CCATGGAGAGCAGCATGTACCGCTTCGACCTCCGCGAGttctacgacgacgagggcaaaCTCTTGAACGAGTCCGACGATGAGAACTCGGAGGCGACCAACTAG
- the MELK gene encoding Maternal embryonic leucine zipper kinase gives MSNAALAYILSFVAAATIALGGAAAAEGRLVAQELLGQQVVFARDEVFSRFIAELLLRLPNFLAPAAGTSMLYLTLPQLYQQMTHRPDASFLAPDQMVRRMRQWRRLGYTVMSSPFGKIALLEALHMGPKSVVHQGLYEPGRHGVLKIAIKSTRKSALFKTEERALVSLRHESILPLYFTGTTENAHFMVSELMVGSLTHILKKSFTAVTRGPEASFFTAVRYFKDIVGALAHMHGEGWLHRNISPGNILINKYKRAILADFSRATRTRAMKDDELFGSEHYMAPECFDGYWNQSSDVFAACAVLFRLINGMTFRQHLATEPGMSDRAQHLNWELQWGDSQDSPMLHLLQAGLSLDPRKRPTAAECVQLANEILEAGGEAKVPLDEIELAPEFEIIEHVDADPTLCHDIKNGASRARCTAAKIKKIAKKGFGKLKLALEIGWIWGLFFGTHYWN, from the exons ATGTCCAACGCGGCACTTGCTTACATCCTCTccttcgtcgccgccgccaccattGCTCTTGgtggtgccgccgcggccgaggggcgTCTTGTTGCCCAGGAGCTGCTGGGCCAGCAGGTCGTCTTTGCGCGCGACGAAGTTTTCTCGCGCttcatcgccgagctcctcctccgcctccccaACTTCCTTGCCCCTGCTGCTGGAACTTCGATGCTTTATCTGACTCTTCCGCAGCTTTATCAGCAGATGACGCACCGGCCCGACGCATCATTCTTGGCCCCGGACCAGATGGTGCGCCGGATGCGTCAGTGGCGTCGCCTCGGCTATACGGTAATGTCTAGCCCCTTCGGTAAGATTGCGCTGCTTGAGGCCCTTCACATGGGTCCCAAGAGCGTGGTCCACCAAGGTTTGTATGAGCCAGGCCGCCACGGTGTCCTCAAGATCGCCATCAA GAGCACACGCAAGAGTGCACTCTTCAAGACTGAGGAAAGGGCTCTGGTGTCTCTCCGGCATGAGAGCATCCTCCCCCTCTACTTCACGGGAACCACCGAGAACGC GCACTTCATGGTCTCTGAGCTCATGGTCGGCTCCTTGACGCACATCTTGAAGAAGTCGTTCACCGCTGTGACCCGTGGGCCTGAGGCCTCATTTTTTACCGCTGTGCGGTATTTTAA GGATATTGtgggcgcgctcgcccacaTGCACGGCGAGGGTTGGCTCCACCGCAACATCTCGCCGGGCAACATCCTCATCAACAAGTACAAGCGCGCGATTCTCGCTGACTTCTCCAGGGCAACCCGCACCCGTGCCATGAAGGATGACGAGCTCTTTGGCTCCGAACACTACATGGCGCCGGAGTGTTTTGACGGCTACTGGAACCAGTCCAGTGACGTCTTCGCTGCGTGTGCTGTGCTTTTCAGGTTGATCAACGGTATGACATTCAGGCAGCATCTTGCGACGGAACCTGGTATGAGTGACCGCGCTCAGCACTTGAACTGGGAGCTGCAGTGGGGTGATTCCCAAGACTCTCCCATGCTTCACCTGCTGCAAGCCGGCCTCTCCCTTGACCCGAGGAAGCGCCCGACTGCCGCCGAGTGCGTGCAGCTTGCCAATGAGATCCTGGAAGCCGGCGGGGAGGCGAAAGTTCCCCTCGATGAGATTGAGCTCGCTCCCGAGTTCGAGATcatcgagcacgtcgacgccgacccgaCACTGTGCCACGACATCAAGAAcggcgcctcgcgcgcccgATGCACAGCGGCGAAGATCAAGAAGATCGCCAAGAAGGGTTtcggcaagctcaagctgGCTC TTGAGATTGGTTGGATATGGGGATTGTTCTTCGGAACACATTATTGGAATTGA